The following is a genomic window from Bacteroidia bacterium.
GCAGCGGTACAAGTCCAGCGCATCCTCACCGCATGGGGCTGCATCATCAAGACACGACTCGGGATACATGATGGTGTGCTGGAACACTGTTCCGACTCGGGGCTGTTGATCCTCGAATTGCATGGGAAAGAAGAAGACATGGCGGAACTGGCGCGAAAAGTTGCGCTGATCGAAGGCGTGCGCTCGAAGCTTGTTACACTGGAAATTCCATAGTTCGGGTGCTTCGTCTTCGCGACACGAATTCCCTCAACCAGAAGACCCATGACCTGAGAAACCGCATGCGCTGCGCCCGATTGAATGCCGTGCGGGGAGGAATGAAGTCTGCTGTGATTCAGGAGATTAGTATGTGATGTCATCATTATTACGGGGTTCGTTCGTTTTTTCACAGCATCCCTCGCAGGTCTAGGGCAACAATTCATCCCCATTTGCGTACACAGAAACGATCGGTTCGATCCGATTGTTATGGGAATGGTGTCGATTCCAGGCTTTATCACCAAAATGGCTGTAACGAAGGGTAAAATGAATTTCTCTCGAAATGTGATCTCAATCGTATGTATCGTGGCGTTATGGTCGATGGTGGCTCGCAGTGAGCGTCCGGAGACTATTTCGGATAACGCAACGATCAGTGGATTTATTCGCGACAAGGAAACAGGAGAAACACTTGTCGGCGCGACAATCCAGATACTTCAGACAAAGCAAGGGACCGTCGCCAATAAGAGCGGGTACTATGCGCTTGCGGAAATCCCGGCAGGTTCGTACACCGTGGTCTACAGCTTCATCGGCTACAAGAAAATTGAAGTGTCGGTGGAATTGAAGCGACGTGAATCGCGACGACTCGATATCGAGATGGAAACGGAAGCCGTACGGCTCGATGAAGTCGTTGTTGAGGGCGAACGGTATGACGACAAACGACAAATTTCCATAAGCCGAGTAAACATTCCGATACGACAGATAACGCAGCTACGCATCGGGGGTGAAGCGGACATCTTTCGCTCCATCCAGTACTTGCCTGGTGTGCTTGCGTCGTCGCAAATATCAAGCGGATTGTACATCCGCGGAGGCTCACCGGATCAGACGCTTGTGCTGCTCGACGGATCCACGATTTACAACCCGACACACCTCTTTGGGTTCTTTTCGACCTTCAATCCAGATGCGATAAAGGATGTGGACCTTATCAAAGGAGGATTCCCTGCGGAATATGGCGGCCGGCTTTCCGCTGTGCTCGATCTTGTGCAGAAAGATGGCAACAGGAAAGAATTCGGAGGTACAGCATCCCTTGGGCTCATAAGCACGAGAGTATCGGCTGAAGGGCCTATCGGAGACGGATCGTGGTTTCTCGGAGGCAGACGCACATACATTGATTTGCTGACCTCGCTCATTGAAACCGATGAGGAGCCATTACCGGATTACTATTTTTACGACCTGAACGGGAAGATTTCTCAGGATTTCGGTGATGCCAATAAAGTGTTCCTGTCAGGATTTACCTCCGAAGATAAAATGGAGTTCGATAACCGGGCAGGCTTCAACGGCATTCTCGGGATAAGCAACAGGATGCTTTCCGGCCGCTGGACGCACATTCTTGGTGATAATCTCTTTACCGTCGTCAACATGAGCTGGAGTCGGTACAGGAACAGCTTCCAGACAGAGAATTCGGGCTTCGAGACCTACGTAGAAAACGTCATTCAGGATCTGACCCTGAAGGGGAATCTTGAGTGGTTCGTTTCACCGGAATGGACTCTGAAAGGCGGGGTCGAAGCCAACCGGTACCTGTTGAGCTACCTTCAGAACTTCACGGGCAACGCAGACTCAACCGCCGCGACGGGCACAACCGAAGGAGGTCTGCTCAACCTCAAAGAGACAGATCACACGGGCTCGTTCTTTCTTCAGTCCAATTATCAGTTCTCGAACCTCTTCTCCCTGCAGACCGGTCTGAGAGCGAATTACTATGATTTGAGGAATATCATCAAGCTCGATCCCCGGATTGCAGTCCGGTACCAGGTACAGGACAATGTCGCAATCAAAGCGGCATGGGGCATGTACCATCAATATTTCAGACTCGCATCACTGCCGGATTTCAGCTTCTTCGACACGTGGCTTCCGACGGATAGCACGGTGTCGCCAAGCATGGCCATACACTACGTGCTTGGCGTTGAAACGCAACCCATGCAAGGGTATGATTTTAATGTGGATGTGTATTATAAGGACCTGTATCACGTAAGCGAGTTGAATCAGTTTCAGACACAAGGTCGTACCGTCGAGGATTTTTTCTATGATGGAGAAGGCGAGGCCTTCGGTGTGGAGTTCTTTCTGCAGAAAAAAACTGGCAGACTCACTGGGTGGGCTGGTTACGCGCTCGGATGGATCAACACACGGTTCGACGCATTGAACGAAGGTCGCTACTTCAGACCGAAGTGGGACAGGAGGCATGATTTCAAGCTCGTAGCACAGTATAAGTTCAATGATCGTTGGGACGCGAGTGCGACGTTCACCTTTCAAACCGGTCAATCCTACACCGGAAGGACATCACGGCTTGAGAGCAGACTGCCGGGATCCGACCTCGGGAAAGGCATCACCATTCCCGCCGAGCGCTTCGGACTGCGTTTGCCCCCGTCTCATCAGTTGAATCTGAATGCGACCTATCACACCACATTGTTCAAGCTTCCGACAAAATTGCTGATTGATGTGTACAATGTGTATTCGCGGAGAGACATCTGGTTCAGGTACTATGATACGACCGGAGAAATTACAACCGTCGAGGATGTACGTCTCTTACCGATCCTGCCAAGTGTAGCCATCGAAATCCAATTCTAGGCATCAGAAACCATGAAGATTCAACCCGGAACATCTCTGCGTCTCAGTATGCTTCTCGTGCCGCTGGCATTTGTTCTATTGGCTTGCGAGGACCAGCCTCCCACGGACTATGATCCGAAACCGTTCCTCGAGGTCTACCTTATCGTCGATGAACCTATTCAGAATGTCATTGTCGGAATTTCCCAGCCAATCACGCAGAAGTTCGACTATGCGGCGATGATGGATAGAGCCGCCGAGGTCGTCATTCAGTCGCCTGAAGGTAGCTATGCGCTGCAGTTCATGATCGGCGATGGTGTCGCTTCCTATGCTTATCCGGATACGAGCGTGCGGATAAAGCCTGAAACCGAATACACCATTCGTGTTCGCACGAGTGACGGAAGTGTCATGACCGCCCGCACCGTCACGCCGAAACGCATGTCCTGGATCATCCCTCCTCGGGAGGTGCTTCAGTATCCACAGGATACGACGATCCTGTTCAGTCCGGATTCGTTGAGGATCTCCTGGACCTCGGCGTCAGTTCCCGAGTATCTCGTGCGAGTGAATGTCCTGGACACTCTCGGGTACGGCAAGTACCTGCAGACACCAACCGATGAAACAAACGAGCGAACAAACAATTTACCTTTCGAGGACCCCGATGATCCGCAGTTTTACACATCGACGCGTTGGGGTTTCATTCAGACCACACAAGCACCGACAGTATGGGCTGCATTCCGATGGTACGGACGTAACGAGGTTGCTATCCTGGCCCCGGACAAGGCGCTTGCCGATTGGTTCAAAGCCACACAATGGGGTGGGAGATCCGTCGAGTATCGTCCGGAATACAGTAATATCTCGGGTGGTGTCGGTGTGTTTGGTTCAGCGAGTGTTGTGGCGCGGGAGGTGTTTGTTCTTAAGCGGAAAAAATAGCATCATGGGTCTATGACCAGTGATGCGGACAAAGCGGAGGCGCATGGACAGTACGTTCAGACGTGGAACGAGCTGCTCGATGCGCTTTTTGCATACTCATGGAAGGAAGATCTATCCCGATTCCGCTCGAACTACGTGTTTCGGGGGTTGTCGAATTCGGGGTACGAGCTGAAAACGAGCCTTATGCGACTAGGAGGCGAATACTGGGAACTCGAGCGGCATCTCGTGAGAAACTTTAAGAAGTATGCGCACCGGAATGTCGTTGAAAAGGATCTCATCTGGAATTGGCTTGCCGTCGCTCAGCATCATGGACTGCCGACGCGTCTTATGGACTGGACCTACTCCCCGTTTGTGGCAATGCACTTTGCCACCTGTAATCTCGAGCGCTTCGATGTGGACGGAGTTGTCTGGTGTGTCGACTATGTCCGCACGCACGAGCTCCTTCCTCCGGTTCTGCGAGACGTCCTCGAGAATGAGGGATGTAATGCCCTTACTTTGCAAATGCTTTCCGCCGGAGCGGGAAGCATCGACGAGTTTGACGCCATGTCAATGGATCCGTTCGTGGCATTTTTTGAACCACCGTCGCTCGATGACCGCATTGTGAATCAGTACGCGCTGTTCTCGGTACTCTCGAGCCCTCGGCTATCGTTAGACGATTGGTTGCTTGCACACCCCGAGCTTTGGCGAAAAATTATCATTCCCGCCGGGCTGAAGTGGGAGATCCGTGATAAGCTCGATCAGGCGAACGTCACCGAGAGGGTGCTTTTTCCGGGTCTGGATGGCATGTGCGCCTGGTTGAAGCGCAATTACAGTCCCGGATGGCGTCCGCGAAGGGAAGAGAACGATCTGATGCACGACGGCGGGAATGGATTTTCAAAATAGTTCTTCATAACTTGTTGTTTCATAACAAACCATAGTACTTTGGATGAAATTTATCCGTTACGCTGTACGAAAAGATGAGCTCCACGTTCTCTTGCGAAGCATCGGTGTTCTGCAGGATCAGGAGCGTTTGCTCTCGGTGAATAATCTGGACCTTTCGGATCCAGCACACGATATTGTGGTCGTGACCGCGACGACATACCCGACGGTGCCGGCAAACAGCGATCCAAACACCTGGAGCGCCGATCAGGTGCGGCAAAGACTGGCGGAACTTGCCATCCTGGAGGATGCCGCGACGCGACAATTACAAGTGATTCTCGAGGAGCTGCACAGACTCCAGGAGGCAGGGATTACCGACGTAGCCGGAAGTTCAGCCGAGCAGGATACCATTCCAAGCAGTGTCGAGAAAAATATCCGTGACCAGATCCGGAGGGTCCTCTCGGGTGGCGGCGGGTAAAGAGAACACTATGCGTCAGCACATAGATCCGAGGAAAAAATTCCTTGGATTCGTTTGTATTCTATGCAGAAATGTCCGTTCTTTGTAGTATTACTAGCTAGTGTTGTCCATCCAGGATATCTGGAGACCGCAAAAGCACGTCAGAGATCGTAAGAAACGTGCTACGTCGTACCATCATTCCTAATAGGCATTTGAGGCGTCTTTGCCGAAAAACAGACCGTCTGAGGTGAATATCATGTTCAAAGTATTTCCGCTTGTGATCCTTGTAGTGTTGCTCGCTACCGTTTCCAATGCACAACAGGACAGCGAAACACAAACGCAGAACCGTGAAAGGCGGTATGACGACGACTACAGTCGTCCGCAAAAATTCGGGTTCGGGCTTGCACTGTCACTCAACCGCTTTGCGGGCGACTTGCAGGATGGGGATAATTTTCCCGGTGCCACAACAGACTGGAATCTGGGATTCGGAGTCCATGGTCTATGGAGATTTGCAGATGCAGGCGATTTCTCAACATTGCATCTGTTGGGACGGATTTCGTATTCGCCGGTTTCATCCGATTTCGATGGAACAAACTTCACGAGTCGTGAAAGGTACACCTTTAACTATAAGGATAAACTCCTTCACTTTGTGGCAGCAATTCAGATGCAATTGTTTCCAGAGTATGATTTGCGCCCGTATGCTTATGCTGGGTTCGGATTCATTCTTTTTGATCCCGAAATCGTATCAAATGACGCTTACGATGCGAAATTTCGATCCTTCATAGAAGATGAATCGTCATCGTTGACGTTACCTCTTGGCGTTGGTGTAACGTGGACAATCTCTGAGCGACTGGATTTTTATACCGAGTTCATGAAAACGCTAACCTTCACAGATGCAATGGATAAGTTTGTCTCGAGAGACAACGACAACTACAATAAAATAAATTTCGGATTGACGCTGTACCTCGGTGACAGAAGCCGTGCAATGCAACCGGAAGCACCAGTGCGTGAAGCTCCCAAAGATACAGACGGGGATGGATTACTCGACGCGGACGAAACTTCCATTTACAATACCGATCCGAACAATCCGGATACCGATGGTGATGGACTTCGCGATGGCGACGAAGTCAATATCCACAAGACAGATCCGACACTTCGGGACACGGATTACGATGGTTTGCTGGACGGTGAAGAAGTGCTGACCTACAAGACAAATCCGCTGCTTAAGGACACTGATACCGATGGCTGCAGCGATGGTGATGAGGTCCTGGTCATGAAGACCAACGCTCTGGTTGTCGATACCGATGGGGACGGTTTGACCGACTGCGACGAACGGAACGTCTATCGCACCAATCCGCTGATCAAGGACACTGATGACGACGGCGCGGAGGATGGAAAGGAAGTCCGCGATGGTACCGATCCTCTGGTGGCGGATGTTCTCCGTATGGAACAGAGCGGAAATATCGTGCTCGAAGGAATCAATTTCGAGACGAATTCAGCACAAATCACCCCGGATTCTGAACCTACTCTCACAAAGGCGCTCAACACGCTCCGGACGAATCCCCAGTTGCGCGTCGAGATTCAGGGCCATACGGATGATGTCGGTAACGACAGGGCCAATCAACGATTGAGTGAGGCACGAGCCAATTCCGTTCGGGATTACCTGGTCCAACGCGGAATAGACGGCGGTAGAATGACCACACGCGGTTACGGTGAAACAGCTCCTCTCGTTCCGAACGATTCAGACGAGAACAGAGCGAAGAACAGACGCATCCAGTTCCAGGTGCTTCAGTAAGGCAAACAGAGTTCTGCGGATCCGGGTAGGTGACTGCCCGGATCCTACGCGCTCCTGCTTTGTGCAGAATCCGTTGTCGGATTGTCCCTGTTGGATGTTTTCTCAGCCTCTCTCCGCGAGAGCGCAAAGCGATGATCACAGCGACGTACAGCGATCACTCCACCTTTTCAGATTGAGATAGCTGTATTGGCATATAATTTTCCACCTGTTTCGTGTCTCACAGTACACGCATCGGCAAAGGCATCTGCCGTTTATGCTCCTCCCTCATTGTGAGAATGATCAGGGTACTGCCGGATGCATTACGCGTTACGGTTTCATCTTCACTTAACTTCCCTCGGTTTGTTCCTGCTAGGATCAGACTTTTCATATACATCTGATGTTCTCCCACGACCCATATCTCGCGTCGCTGGGATTCTTCCCGCATCTTGATTCATTCATTGAAACCGGATGGTACCATGGCAGAAACACTCGTTTTTATTGTTGACGACGAAGATTCAGTCCGTCGTCTGATCTCCCAGAGAATCAGTAAAAGCTGGGGATTCAAAACACGTGCGTTTAGCAGCGGTGAGTCGGTGCTAGAAGCACTTGATGATGCTCCCGACGCAATCATTCTTGACATTTTCCTGCCTGAAGAGGATGGCGTGGAGGTGTTGAGAGAAATCAAGAAACAGAATCCGGACATACCGGTCATTATGCTGTCTGCAGAAGGTGCGGTTGACACTGTTGTTGAGTGTATTAAGCTTGGAGCAGCAGACTTCCTCGTCAAACCAATCGATTTTACGCATCTCGAGGTAACTCTGAAAAATGCGGTAAAACTTTCGGTACTCAGCAAGGAGTTGGCC
Proteins encoded in this region:
- a CDS encoding FRG domain-containing protein — its product is MTSDADKAEAHGQYVQTWNELLDALFAYSWKEDLSRFRSNYVFRGLSNSGYELKTSLMRLGGEYWELERHLVRNFKKYAHRNVVEKDLIWNWLAVAQHHGLPTRLMDWTYSPFVAMHFATCNLERFDVDGVVWCVDYVRTHELLPPVLRDVLENEGCNALTLQMLSAGAGSIDEFDAMSMDPFVAFFEPPSLDDRIVNQYALFSVLSSPRLSLDDWLLAHPELWRKIIIPAGLKWEIRDKLDQANVTERVLFPGLDGMCAWLKRNYSPGWRPRREENDLMHDGGNGFSK
- a CDS encoding DUF6089 family protein, whose protein sequence is MFKVFPLVILVVLLATVSNAQQDSETQTQNRERRYDDDYSRPQKFGFGLALSLNRFAGDLQDGDNFPGATTDWNLGFGVHGLWRFADAGDFSTLHLLGRISYSPVSSDFDGTNFTSRERYTFNYKDKLLHFVAAIQMQLFPEYDLRPYAYAGFGFILFDPEIVSNDAYDAKFRSFIEDESSSLTLPLGVGVTWTISERLDFYTEFMKTLTFTDAMDKFVSRDNDNYNKINFGLTLYLGDRSRAMQPEAPVREAPKDTDGDGLLDADETSIYNTDPNNPDTDGDGLRDGDEVNIHKTDPTLRDTDYDGLLDGEEVLTYKTNPLLKDTDTDGCSDGDEVLVMKTNALVVDTDGDGLTDCDERNVYRTNPLIKDTDDDGAEDGKEVRDGTDPLVADVLRMEQSGNIVLEGINFETNSAQITPDSEPTLTKALNTLRTNPQLRVEIQGHTDDVGNDRANQRLSEARANSVRDYLVQRGIDGGRMTTRGYGETAPLVPNDSDENRAKNRRIQFQVLQ
- a CDS encoding TonB-dependent receptor yields the protein MVARSERPETISDNATISGFIRDKETGETLVGATIQILQTKQGTVANKSGYYALAEIPAGSYTVVYSFIGYKKIEVSVELKRRESRRLDIEMETEAVRLDEVVVEGERYDDKRQISISRVNIPIRQITQLRIGGEADIFRSIQYLPGVLASSQISSGLYIRGGSPDQTLVLLDGSTIYNPTHLFGFFSTFNPDAIKDVDLIKGGFPAEYGGRLSAVLDLVQKDGNRKEFGGTASLGLISTRVSAEGPIGDGSWFLGGRRTYIDLLTSLIETDEEPLPDYYFYDLNGKISQDFGDANKVFLSGFTSEDKMEFDNRAGFNGILGISNRMLSGRWTHILGDNLFTVVNMSWSRYRNSFQTENSGFETYVENVIQDLTLKGNLEWFVSPEWTLKGGVEANRYLLSYLQNFTGNADSTAATGTTEGGLLNLKETDHTGSFFLQSNYQFSNLFSLQTGLRANYYDLRNIIKLDPRIAVRYQVQDNVAIKAAWGMYHQYFRLASLPDFSFFDTWLPTDSTVSPSMAIHYVLGVETQPMQGYDFNVDVYYKDLYHVSELNQFQTQGRTVEDFFYDGEGEAFGVEFFLQKKTGRLTGWAGYALGWINTRFDALNEGRYFRPKWDRRHDFKLVAQYKFNDRWDASATFTFQTGQSYTGRTSRLESRLPGSDLGKGITIPAERFGLRLPPSHQLNLNATYHTTLFKLPTKLLIDVYNVYSRRDIWFRYYDTTGEITTVEDVRLLPILPSVAIEIQF